The Nocardia vinacea genome contains the following window.
CGCAATGCCGTCATAGGCGTCTCCATGGGCGCCGAGGCCGCGATGATGCTGGCCTTCCGGCAGCCGAAGCTGTACACGGCGGTGGCCGCGCACAGCGGATGCTTCTCCATGGGCACCGACCTCGGACAGGCGCAGGCCCGCGCGGTGGTCGCGACCTACCGTGGCGGACCGGACAATATGTTCGGCGATCAGCACGATTCCGCCTGGCTCGACCATGACGTGCTGCTGCACGCGGAAGCGTTGCGCGGCAAGGCGATCTATCTGTCGGTCGGCAGCGGACTACCCGGCAAATACGACACCCCGAACAATCCGGATCTGGTCAGCACCATCGGATTCGGCGGTCCGCTGGAGGCCGCGACCAATATGTGCACCCACAGGCTGGCCGATCGACTCACCGCGCTCGGGATTCCGGTGACCGCGAACTTCCGCGCTACCGGGACACACTCGTGGCCGTACTGGGCCGACGAGTTGGGTCTGTCCTGGCCGACGATCTCGCGGGCGTTGGGCGTTTAGCCGATTCCGAAGCGCGCCAACACATCCGGATCGGTCGCGAACCGCAGGAACTGCTCGTTCTCGTGCGGATCACCGGTGGTCACCCGCACACCGTCGATGCCGTACGGCCGCAGCAGCACCCCCGCCTCCGCACTCACCTCACCGTATTCGGCGCTGCGCTCGCCCAGCGGCAGCCACAGGAAGTTCGACTCGCTCGGCGGCACCTCGTAGCCCGCCGCGAGCAGTGCGTCGCGCACCCGATCGCGTTCGACGACGAGACTATCGGTGCGGTCGAGTAGCTCGTGCCGCGCCTCCAGCGAGGCGATCGCGGCCGCCTGCGCGACCCGGTTCACGCTGAACGGGATGTGCACCTTCATCAGCGCGTTGATCACCGCCGGATCGCCGACCGCATAACCCGCGCGCAGCCCCGCCAGACCGTACGCCTTGGAGAAGGTCCGCAGCACAACGACATTGGGCCGATTGCGCCGCAGCTCGACACCGTTCGGACGCTGCTCAGGGGTCAGCCGCATGTATTCGAAATAGGCCTCGTCGAGCACGATCAGCACATGCTCCGGGATCGCGTCCAGGAAGCGGACCAACTCGGCCGCGCCGACCGCGGTGCCGGTCGGGTTGTTCGGATTGCAGACGAAGATCAACTTGGTGCGCTCGGTGACCGCGGCGGCCATCGCATCCAGATCGTGCACATGCTGCGGGGTGAGCGGCACCTGCACGGCGGTCGCATTGCCGATCTGGGTGACAATCGGATACGCCTCGAAGGATCGCCAGGCGAACAGCACCTCGTCGGTCGGTGCGTCACAGGTGATCTGCACCAGTTCCTGACACAGCGCGACGCTGCCGCAGCCGACCGCGACGTTCGCCGAGGAGA
Protein-coding sequences here:
- the hisC gene encoding histidinol-phosphate transaminase, with translation MTAHIRPDLDSIPAYVPGRNHLGAVKLASNETTFGPLPSAAKAIAEAAELANRYPDNQVTELRAAIADFLGVSSANVAVGCGSVALCQELVQITCDAPTDEVLFAWRSFEAYPIVTQIGNATAVQVPLTPQHVHDLDAMAAAVTERTKLIFVCNPNNPTGTAVGAAELVRFLDAIPEHVLIVLDEAYFEYMRLTPEQRPNGVELRRNRPNVVVLRTFSKAYGLAGLRAGYAVGDPAVINALMKVHIPFSVNRVAQAAAIASLEARHELLDRTDSLVVERDRVRDALLAAGYEVPPSESNFLWLPLGERSAEYGEVSAEAGVLLRPYGIDGVRVTTGDPHENEQFLRFATDPDVLARFGIG